One Marinifilum sp. JC120 genomic window carries:
- a CDS encoding chromosome partitioning protein ParB, translating to MSNPSICSLSPADIDCSGPWLLHPESSVEKLIPSLKKHGQLVPVLAVDESGKTLLIAGRARVSAASRLGVEVLVRYIDAADDISKAVLHLEENSARLTDESVKLAVMRFFTTRMDAAEIAKNVAPLLSIKPKSRDMKFWLDWMELEPEYDELLKLGHIPLAAVSVLSKLDESDRAALVLFFEKLSWSRSNAVNFLTWLYETSRRENKSITELISMPAFESAGESESPKDAVSRFCKAAKELRYPRLSELEKAHNKIVSEVCAGTKWRVEPMGNFETGEVMIQTRFKNREMMEKAMADLESIAKFNGWEDLFELGRDK from the coding sequence TTGAGTAATCCTAGTATTTGCAGTCTTTCCCCAGCTGATATCGATTGTTCCGGTCCATGGCTACTGCACCCCGAATCCTCGGTGGAAAAGCTCATTCCATCGCTTAAAAAGCACGGACAGCTTGTTCCGGTGTTGGCAGTGGATGAATCCGGGAAAACGTTGCTTATTGCAGGCAGGGCAAGGGTTTCCGCCGCTTCAAGGCTCGGAGTGGAAGTTTTGGTCCGTTATATTGATGCAGCCGATGATATCTCAAAAGCGGTGTTACATCTTGAAGAAAACAGCGCGCGTTTGACAGACGAATCTGTTAAGTTGGCTGTTATGCGTTTTTTTACTACCCGGATGGATGCTGCTGAAATTGCAAAAAACGTGGCTCCTCTGCTCTCCATCAAGCCCAAATCCCGGGACATGAAATTCTGGCTGGATTGGATGGAACTCGAGCCGGAATATGATGAACTGCTCAAGCTCGGGCACATTCCCCTTGCAGCTGTTTCTGTGCTTTCAAAGCTTGATGAGTCCGACCGTGCCGCGCTGGTCCTTTTTTTTGAAAAGCTGAGCTGGTCCCGCTCTAATGCGGTGAATTTTCTGACTTGGTTGTACGAGACTTCTCGTCGCGAGAACAAGTCTATTACTGAACTTATTTCTATGCCCGCATTTGAGTCAGCAGGTGAGAGTGAATCACCTAAAGATGCGGTGTCCCGTTTCTGCAAGGCAGCAAAAGAGTTGCGTTATCCCCGGCTGAGTGAGTTGGAGAAGGCCCACAACAAGATTGTTTCCGAAGTTTGTGCCGGGACCAAATGGCGCGTTGAGCCTATGGGTAATTTCGAGACCGGGGAAGTCATGATCCAGACCCGTTTCAAGAATCGCGAGATGATGGAAAAGGCTATGGCTGATCTGGAATCAATTGCCAAATTCAACGGCTGGGAAGATCTTTTCGAACTGGGCCGGGATAAGTAA
- a CDS encoding radical SAM protein, which produces MSNEFVLPDHLKGIEKIYIDRSMQQVPLTERVLSRMPELPVEIVDPDNFPHGELGGKQSLYLKEYKGKFLRFCPGTRYYHCCGYRIIHIGEGCPMACSYCILQAYFQDNVLKVWANQNDLFDELGKAFSADLSTRYRIGTGEFTDSLALEAVTGYSRDLIEFLGDYPNVSLELKSKIIDLSWMDVVKRTDRLLPAWSLNAPFVNEHEEFGVSTLKERLEAARTCAEAGFRVCLHFDPIIRFDGWREGYAEIIDMIFDYVKPEQIAYFSLGSFRHMPNLKSIIEQNFPDTTYIYDEFITGNDNKMRLLRPLRLRQFKFIVDRLRKHGMDKQLYFCMESTENWQDVFGYTPKDLGGLGKHLMKQAFND; this is translated from the coding sequence ATGAGTAATGAATTTGTACTTCCCGACCATCTCAAGGGAATTGAAAAAATATATATTGATCGCAGTATGCAGCAGGTCCCGCTTACTGAGCGTGTGCTTTCGCGTATGCCTGAACTTCCCGTGGAGATCGTGGACCCGGATAATTTTCCTCACGGTGAACTGGGCGGCAAGCAGTCCTTGTATCTGAAAGAGTACAAGGGCAAATTTCTGCGCTTCTGTCCCGGAACCCGTTACTATCACTGTTGTGGCTATCGGATTATTCACATTGGTGAGGGCTGTCCCATGGCCTGCTCTTACTGTATTTTGCAGGCTTACTTTCAGGACAATGTGCTTAAAGTATGGGCTAATCAGAATGATCTTTTTGATGAGCTGGGCAAGGCTTTTTCTGCTGATCTTTCTACCCGTTACCGTATAGGAACAGGTGAATTTACCGATTCTCTCGCCCTTGAAGCGGTTACCGGATACAGTCGTGATTTGATTGAATTTCTTGGTGACTATCCGAATGTTTCTCTGGAGCTTAAGTCCAAGATTATCGACCTTTCATGGATGGATGTAGTCAAACGTACCGACCGTCTGCTTCCGGCATGGTCCCTCAATGCTCCGTTCGTCAATGAGCATGAGGAGTTTGGGGTTTCTACACTTAAAGAACGCCTTGAAGCTGCCCGCACCTGTGCTGAGGCTGGATTCCGGGTCTGTTTGCATTTCGATCCCATCATCCGCTTTGACGGCTGGCGCGAAGGATACGCTGAAATCATCGACATGATTTTTGATTATGTTAAGCCGGAGCAGATCGCTTATTTCAGCCTTGGCTCATTCAGGCATATGCCAAATCTCAAGTCGATCATCGAGCAGAATTTCCCGGATACAACCTACATCTATGATGAGTTCATCACCGGGAATGATAACAAAATGCGTCTGCTGCGGCCCTTACGACTGCGTCAATTCAAGTTCATCGTCGACCGTCTGCGCAAGCACGGCATGGACAAGCAACTCTATTTCTGTATGGAATCCACCGAAAACTGGCAGGATGTGTTCGGCTACACACCGAAGGATTTAGGCGGACTTGGTAAGCATCTTATGAAGCAGGCTTTTAACGATTAG